A DNA window from Citrobacter tructae contains the following coding sequences:
- a CDS encoding cellulase family glycosylhydrolase, producing the protein MICLRITVLKPLFSLLLVACATAYAEQSPLTAAHYSQQLGVGMDVDWAHTERGIREFDPLVVRDFQAKGIGHVRIRVGGEPTEARLIHLRKLVEACELYGVIPIIAYQADEYKKDPSASNEKEVVNWWVAVAHYFGQGSPLLGFDVIYEPADKLNHNQASLNRVYDKTIRMIHAINPQRMIFVAPRLRAAPEDLQNLKLPPQSQNYVLAEWHIFPWGPLKNNGKYPWTSGTTAEKVAIRARINSAVHWQQKTGHVSWVGGWAPGETIKNAPSASQIAFAHFMACELRKAKIPYAINADTQFYDGEEGAWRPALEPLLNLMITPECEKPGEKPGHHSLKPPAPDETRVTPAATSTPESTHP; encoded by the coding sequence ATGATTTGCCTAAGGATCACCGTGTTAAAGCCGCTTTTTTCCCTGTTGCTGGTCGCCTGCGCCACCGCCTATGCGGAACAATCTCCGCTGACGGCAGCGCACTATTCGCAGCAGTTGGGCGTGGGGATGGACGTGGACTGGGCACACACTGAACGGGGCATCCGCGAGTTCGACCCGCTGGTGGTACGGGACTTTCAGGCAAAAGGGATCGGCCATGTGCGTATTCGCGTTGGTGGAGAGCCAACGGAGGCCCGGCTTATCCATCTTCGTAAACTGGTGGAAGCCTGCGAGCTCTATGGCGTGATCCCGATTATTGCTTATCAGGCGGATGAGTATAAAAAAGACCCCAGCGCCAGCAATGAAAAAGAGGTGGTCAACTGGTGGGTGGCGGTGGCGCATTACTTTGGTCAAGGGTCGCCGTTATTGGGCTTTGATGTGATCTACGAACCAGCCGATAAGCTTAATCATAACCAGGCGTCGCTCAATCGGGTGTATGACAAAACGATTCGCATGATTCACGCCATCAATCCTCAGCGCATGATTTTTGTCGCACCACGTCTGCGCGCCGCGCCGGAAGATTTACAAAATCTGAAGCTGCCGCCGCAAAGCCAGAATTACGTTCTGGCTGAGTGGCATATCTTCCCGTGGGGGCCGCTAAAAAATAACGGTAAGTATCCGTGGACGTCGGGCACGACGGCTGAAAAGGTGGCTATTCGCGCCCGAATTAACAGCGCTGTTCACTGGCAGCAGAAAACCGGTCATGTTAGTTGGGTCGGTGGATGGGCTCCGGGTGAGACGATCAAAAATGCGCCTTCGGCCTCGCAGATAGCGTTTGCCCACTTTATGGCGTGTGAGCTGAGGAAAGCAAAAATTCCCTACGCTATCAACGCAGATACGCAGTTTTATGATGGTGAGGAAGGGGCCTGGCGTCCGGCACTGGAGCCGTTATTGAACTTGATGATTACGCCAGAATGTGAAAAGCCCGGCGAAAAACCGGGCCATCACTCGCTTAAACCGCCTGCTCCTGATGAGACACGCGTGACGCCAGCGGCAACCAGCACACCAGAATCAACGCACCCATAA
- the emrD gene encoding multidrug efflux MFS transporter EmrD: MKRHRSVNLLLMLVLLVAVGQMAQTIYIPAIADMARELNVREGAVQSVMAAYLLTYGVSQLVYGPLSDRVGRRPVILTGMSIFMLATLVAITTHSLTVLIIASAIQGMGTGVGGVMARTLPRDLYEGTQLRHANSLLNMGILVSPLLAPLIGGVLDTMWNWRACYIFLLILCAGVTFSMARWMPETRPAGAPRPRLIASYKTLFGNGAFTCYVLMLIGGLAGVAVFEACSGVLLGAVLGLSSMVVSILFILPIPAAFFGAWFAGRPNKRFSTLMWQSVISCLSAGLMMWIPGLFDVMNVWTLLIPAALFFFGAGMLFPLATSGAMEPFPFLAGTAGALVGGLQNIGSGVLAWLSAMLPQTGQASLGLLMTLMGALILVCWLPLASRVSHQEQAV, from the coding sequence ATGAAAAGGCATAGAAGCGTCAATTTGTTGTTGATGTTGGTACTCTTGGTGGCGGTAGGCCAAATGGCACAAACCATTTATATCCCCGCCATTGCCGATATGGCGCGTGAACTCAACGTTCGCGAAGGGGCGGTTCAAAGCGTAATGGCCGCTTACCTGCTGACCTACGGTGTGTCGCAGCTGGTTTACGGCCCCCTTTCCGATCGCGTAGGACGCCGTCCTGTGATCCTCACCGGGATGTCTATTTTTATGCTGGCCACGCTGGTGGCCATTACCACCCACAGCCTGACGGTACTGATTATCGCCAGCGCCATTCAGGGAATGGGAACGGGCGTCGGCGGTGTAATGGCGCGAACGTTACCGCGCGATCTGTATGAAGGCACTCAACTGCGTCACGCTAATAGTTTGTTAAACATGGGCATTCTGGTCAGCCCGCTGTTAGCACCGCTGATTGGCGGTGTGCTGGATACGATGTGGAACTGGCGCGCCTGCTATATTTTCCTGTTGATTCTGTGCGCAGGCGTGACGTTTAGCATGGCGCGCTGGATGCCAGAAACGCGCCCTGCGGGTGCGCCGCGTCCACGGCTGATTGCCAGCTACAAAACCCTGTTTGGCAACGGTGCGTTCACCTGTTACGTGCTGATGCTGATAGGCGGCCTGGCGGGCGTTGCCGTCTTCGAAGCCTGTTCTGGGGTATTGCTGGGCGCGGTTTTAGGTTTAAGCAGCATGGTGGTCAGTATCCTGTTTATTCTGCCGATCCCGGCGGCGTTTTTCGGCGCATGGTTTGCAGGTCGACCAAATAAGCGCTTCTCAACGCTGATGTGGCAGTCGGTCATTAGCTGCTTGTCAGCGGGTCTGATGATGTGGATCCCGGGCCTGTTTGACGTGATGAACGTCTGGACACTGCTCATTCCCGCTGCGCTGTTTTTCTTCGGTGCCGGAATGCTGTTCCCACTCGCCACCAGCGGCGCAATGGAACCCTTCCCGTTCCTTGCGGGTACGGCTGGTGCGCTGGTGGGGGGGTTACAAAATATAGGTTCCGGCGTGCTGGCGTGGCTTTCCGCGATGCTGCCGCAAACCGGACAGGCCAGCCTGGGCCTACTGATGACCCTTATGGGTGCGTTGATTCTGGTGTGCTGGTTGCCGCTGGCGTCACGCGTGTCTCATCAGGAGCAGGCGGTTTAA
- a CDS encoding EamA family transporter: MTLSVFCILLFAALLHASWNAIVKAGNDKLYSAISVSGSAAIMALICLPFAPHPSAASLPYLAVSTGLQVVYTVLVAKTYQVSDMSQTYPLMRGTAPLLVAIISVLFLGDSLSMLAWMGIATICLAILGMAFNGRSSSQRGVILALINACFIAGYTLVDGTGVRLSETALGYTLWTFFLNGSCLLTWAMIARRREASRYLAQQWKKGILGGIGTMGSYGLALWAMTQAPLAVVAALRETSILFGALLAWLLLKEKVAGIRLIAAAGIAVGAILLRLS, translated from the coding sequence ATGACGCTTTCTGTTTTCTGCATTTTGCTGTTCGCCGCGCTGCTCCATGCCAGCTGGAATGCCATCGTGAAAGCGGGAAACGACAAGCTGTACTCCGCTATCAGCGTCAGCGGTTCGGCAGCAATCATGGCGTTGATATGTCTGCCTTTTGCACCCCATCCCTCTGCGGCCAGCTTGCCGTACTTAGCTGTCTCAACAGGTTTACAGGTGGTGTATACCGTTCTGGTTGCCAAGACCTATCAGGTCTCGGATATGAGCCAGACATACCCCTTAATGCGTGGTACCGCACCGCTGCTGGTCGCTATCATCAGTGTTCTGTTTCTCGGCGATAGCCTGTCAATGCTTGCCTGGATGGGTATCGCCACCATCTGTCTGGCTATCCTCGGGATGGCGTTTAACGGACGCAGCAGCTCGCAGCGGGGAGTTATTCTGGCGTTGATAAACGCCTGCTTTATCGCTGGCTATACGCTGGTGGATGGCACCGGCGTACGGCTCTCAGAGACCGCGCTGGGTTATACGCTGTGGACCTTCTTTCTGAACGGCTCCTGCCTGCTAACCTGGGCGATGATCGCCCGACGTCGGGAGGCTTCACGCTATCTGGCGCAGCAATGGAAGAAAGGGATTTTGGGTGGCATCGGCACCATGGGTTCCTACGGACTGGCGCTGTGGGCGATGACGCAGGCTCCGCTGGCGGTGGTCGCTGCGCTGCGGGAAACGTCCATCCTGTTTGGTGCCCTGCTCGCCTGGCTGCTACTTAAAGAGAAAGTCGCCGGAATACGTCTTATCGCCGCAGCGGGGATTGCCGTCGGAGCGATTTTGCTACGTCTGTCGTGA
- the tisB gene encoding type I toxin-antitoxin system toxin TisB encodes MSLVDITILILKLIVAALQLLDAVLKYIK; translated from the coding sequence ATGAGCCTCGTGGATATCACCATTCTTATCCTGAAACTCATTGTTGCTGCACTGCAACTGCTTGATGCTGTTCTGAAGTACATTAAATAG
- the ivbL gene encoding ilvB operon leader peptide IvbL — MNPSMLTATLLKTAPSRAVVVVRVVVVVGNAP, encoded by the coding sequence ATGAACCCTTCCATGCTGACTGCGACCCTACTAAAAACTGCGCCATCTCGCGCAGTGGTCGTCGTGCGTGTGGTGGTGGTCGTCGGCAATGCGCCGTAG
- the ilvB gene encoding acetolactate synthase large subunit, whose translation MASSGITSKRTRFTGAEFIVHFLERQGITVVTGIPGGSILPVYDALSQSTQIRHILARHEQGAGFIAQGMARTDGKPAVCMACSGPGATNLVTAIADARLDSIPLVCITGQVPASMIGTDAFQEVDTYGISIPITKHNYLVRHINELPQVMSDAFRIAQSGRPGPVWIDIPKDIQTAVFEIEDMPEPAQKMAAPEFSQDSIRDAAAMINAAKRPVLYLGGGVINAPERVRELAEKATLPTTMTLMALGMLPKAHPLSLGMLGMHGARSTNFILQEADLLIVLGARFDDRAIGKTEQFCPNAKIIHVDIDRAELGKIKQPHVAIQADVDEVLAQLIPLIEAQPREEWHQLVSDLQQEFPCTIPQEKNPLRHYGLINAVAACVDDSAIITTDVGQHQMWAAQAYPLNRPRQWLTSGGLGTMGFGLPAAIGAALANPDKKVLCFSGDGSLMMNIQEMATASENQLDIKIILMNNEALGLVYQQQSLFYKQGVFAATYPGMINFMQIAAGFGLETCDLNHEADPQAALQAIIDRPGPALIHVRIDAEEKVYPMVPPGAANTEMVGE comes from the coding sequence ATGGCAAGTTCGGGCATAACATCCAAGCGTACGCGCTTTACGGGCGCAGAATTCATCGTTCATTTCCTGGAGCGTCAGGGAATCACGGTGGTCACCGGTATTCCTGGCGGCTCGATTCTCCCCGTCTACGACGCCTTAAGCCAAAGCACACAAATCCGTCATATCCTGGCGCGCCACGAACAGGGCGCGGGGTTTATCGCGCAAGGGATGGCGCGAACCGACGGCAAGCCTGCCGTGTGTATGGCCTGTAGCGGACCGGGTGCCACTAATCTGGTGACCGCCATTGCAGATGCGCGTCTGGATTCCATCCCTCTGGTGTGTATCACCGGGCAGGTTCCGGCCTCGATGATCGGTACCGACGCCTTCCAGGAAGTCGACACCTACGGCATTTCTATCCCCATCACCAAGCACAACTATCTGGTCCGCCATATCAATGAATTACCGCAGGTCATGAGCGATGCGTTCCGCATTGCTCAGTCCGGACGTCCAGGCCCGGTGTGGATAGACATTCCTAAGGATATTCAAACCGCCGTATTTGAAATTGAAGATATGCCAGAGCCCGCGCAGAAAATGGCGGCGCCGGAGTTCAGCCAGGACAGCATTCGTGATGCCGCAGCGATGATTAACGCTGCCAAACGCCCGGTGCTGTACCTCGGCGGTGGGGTGATTAATGCGCCTGAGCGGGTGCGTGAGCTGGCAGAAAAAGCCACGCTGCCCACCACCATGACCTTAATGGCGCTCGGCATGCTGCCAAAAGCGCATCCGCTGTCGTTAGGCATGCTGGGTATGCACGGCGCACGCAGTACCAACTTTATTCTGCAAGAAGCTGATTTGTTGATTGTTCTTGGCGCACGTTTTGATGACCGGGCGATTGGTAAAACCGAGCAGTTCTGCCCGAATGCCAAAATTATCCACGTGGATATCGACCGTGCGGAGCTGGGTAAAATCAAACAGCCGCACGTGGCGATTCAGGCCGATGTGGATGAGGTGTTGGCACAGTTGATCCCGCTGATTGAGGCGCAGCCGCGTGAAGAGTGGCATCAGTTGGTGTCCGACCTGCAGCAAGAATTTCCGTGCACGATCCCGCAGGAAAAAAATCCGCTCAGGCATTACGGGCTGATTAACGCTGTTGCCGCCTGTGTGGACGACAGCGCGATCATCACCACCGACGTGGGCCAGCATCAGATGTGGGCGGCGCAAGCATACCCGCTGAACCGTCCACGACAGTGGCTGACCTCCGGCGGTCTGGGCACCATGGGCTTCGGTCTGCCTGCTGCAATAGGCGCGGCGCTGGCGAATCCGGATAAAAAAGTGCTGTGTTTCTCCGGTGACGGCAGCCTGATGATGAACATTCAGGAAATGGCCACCGCCAGCGAAAATCAGCTGGATATTAAAATCATTCTGATGAATAACGAAGCGCTGGGTCTGGTGTATCAGCAGCAGAGCCTGTTCTATAAGCAGGGCGTTTTTGCCGCCACCTATCCTGGGATGATCAACTTTATGCAGATTGCCGCCGGGTTTGGTCTGGAAACCTGCGATTTAAACCACGAAGCCGATCCGCAGGCGGCGCTGCAGGCGATTATTGATCGCCCAGGGCCGGCGCTGATCCACGTGCGCATCGACGCGGAAGAAAAAGTGTACCCGATGGTGCCGCCGGGTGCGGCAAATACAGAGATGGTGGGGGAATAA
- the ilvN gene encoding acetolactate synthase small subunit → MQQQTHDNVILELTVRNHPGVMTHVCGLFARRAFNVEGILCLPIQGSDQSRIWLLVNDDQRLEQMISQIDKLEDVVKVARNQSDPSMFNKITVFFE, encoded by the coding sequence ATGCAACAGCAGACTCATGACAACGTAATTCTTGAACTCACCGTGCGTAACCACCCCGGCGTAATGACTCACGTTTGCGGCCTGTTCGCCCGTCGCGCGTTCAACGTGGAAGGTATTCTCTGTCTACCTATTCAGGGCAGCGACCAGAGTCGCATCTGGCTATTGGTCAACGATGACCAGCGTCTGGAACAGATGATAAGCCAGATTGATAAACTGGAAGATGTGGTGAAAGTCGCGCGCAATCAGTCCGATCCATCGATGTTTAACAAGATTACCGTCTTCTTCGAGTAA
- a CDS encoding DeoR family transcriptional regulator — protein METKQKERIRRLMELLKKTDRIHLKEAARMLEVSVMTIRRDLSQDDEPLPLTLLGGYIVMVNKPAAIVNAPLPAQKQYHRDDLPVAILAAGLVSENDLVFFDNGVEMPLVISMIPDDITFTGICYSHRVFVALNEKPNATAILCGGTYRAKSDAFYDTSNTSPLDALNPRKVFISASGVHEHFGVSWFNPDDLATKRKAMERGLRKILLTRHALFDEVAPASIGPLSTFDVLISDRPLPADYATHCRNGSVKVITPNSDGG, from the coding sequence ATGGAAACCAAGCAAAAAGAACGTATTCGACGTCTGATGGAATTGTTGAAGAAGACCGACCGAATCCATCTGAAAGAGGCGGCGCGAATGCTGGAGGTTTCCGTGATGACCATTCGTCGGGATCTCAGCCAGGATGACGAACCGCTACCACTCACGCTGCTCGGTGGTTACATTGTGATGGTGAACAAGCCTGCCGCCATCGTTAACGCTCCGCTCCCCGCGCAAAAACAGTATCATCGTGACGATTTACCGGTCGCCATCCTGGCCGCAGGACTGGTGAGTGAAAACGATCTGGTCTTTTTTGATAATGGCGTGGAAATGCCTCTAGTTATCAGTATGATCCCGGACGATATTACCTTTACCGGGATTTGCTACTCGCACCGGGTATTCGTAGCGCTCAATGAAAAACCCAATGCCACGGCGATTCTTTGCGGGGGTACCTATCGGGCGAAAAGTGACGCTTTTTACGACACCAGTAATACTTCCCCTTTGGACGCACTCAACCCACGGAAAGTTTTTATCTCCGCCAGCGGTGTGCATGAGCATTTCGGTGTCAGTTGGTTTAACCCGGACGACCTCGCCACCAAACGTAAAGCGATGGAACGCGGGCTACGTAAAATTTTGCTGACGCGTCACGCCCTGTTTGATGAGGTCGCTCCCGCCAGTATAGGTCCGCTCTCCACCTTTGATGTCCTGATCAGCGATCGTCCGTTACCGGCAGATTATGCCACTCACTGCCGGAACGGCTCCGTCAAAGTCATCACCCCGAACTCCGACGGCGGTTAA
- the rbsK gene encoding ribokinase, translated as MDIAVIGSNMVDLITYTNQMPKEGETLEAPAFKIGCGGKGANQAVAAAKLNSKVLMLTKVGDDIFADNTIRNLESWGINTTYVEKVPCTSSGVAPIFVNANSSNSILIIKGANKFLSPEDIDRAAEDLKKCQLIVLQLEVQLETVYHAIEFGKKHGIEVLLNPAPALCELDMSYACKCDFFVPNETELEILTGMPVDTYDHIRAAARSLVDKGLNNIIVTMGEKGALWMTRDQEVHVPAFKVNAVDTSGAGDAFIGCFAHYYVQSGNVEAAMKKAALFAAFSVTGKGTQSSYPSIEQFNEFLTLNE; from the coding sequence ATGGATATCGCGGTTATTGGCTCCAACATGGTGGATCTCATCACTTACACCAACCAGATGCCCAAAGAAGGGGAAACGTTGGAAGCGCCAGCGTTCAAAATTGGCTGTGGTGGTAAAGGGGCAAATCAGGCCGTTGCGGCCGCTAAGCTCAATTCCAAAGTGTTGATGCTGACCAAAGTTGGAGATGACATTTTTGCAGATAACACCATTCGCAACCTCGAGTCCTGGGGCATTAACACCACCTATGTAGAAAAGGTCCCCTGTACCAGCAGCGGCGTTGCGCCGATTTTCGTCAATGCCAACTCCAGTAATAGCATTTTGATTATTAAAGGGGCGAACAAGTTTCTCTCTCCGGAAGATATCGATCGCGCGGCGGAAGATCTGAAGAAATGTCAGTTAATCGTGTTGCAATTGGAGGTTCAGCTAGAGACGGTTTACCACGCGATTGAATTTGGTAAAAAGCATGGCATTGAAGTGTTATTAAATCCAGCACCTGCATTATGTGAATTAGATATGTCGTATGCCTGTAAATGCGACTTCTTCGTACCGAATGAAACCGAATTGGAAATATTAACCGGTATGCCGGTTGATACTTACGATCATATTCGCGCTGCAGCACGTTCTTTGGTCGATAAAGGATTGAATAATATTATTGTTACTATGGGTGAAAAAGGCGCGCTATGGATGACGCGTGACCAGGAAGTCCATGTTCCGGCGTTTAAAGTGAATGCTGTTGATACCAGCGGTGCAGGTGATGCTTTCATCGGTTGCTTTGCACATTATTATGTACAAAGCGGAAATGTTGAGGCCGCAATGAAGAAAGCTGCTCTCTTCGCTGCTTTTAGCGTTACCGGAAAAGGTACCCAATCATCTTACCCGAGCATCGAACAATTTAATGAGTTTCTTACCTTAAACGAATAA
- the fucP gene encoding L-fucose:H+ symporter permease: protein MNNKNIIQMPDGYLNKTPLFQFILLSCLFPLWGCAAALNDILITQFKSVFSLSNFASALVQSAFYGGYFLIAIPASLVIKKTSYKIAILMGLTLYIVGCTLFFPASHMATYTMFLAAIFAIAIGLSFLETAANTYSSMIGPKAYATLRLNISQTFYPIGAAAGILLGKYLVFSEGESLEKQMAGMNAEQMHNFKVLMLENTLEPYKYMIMVLVVVMVLFLLTRFPTCKVAQTANHKRPSAMDTLRYLASNARFRRGIVAQFLYVGMQVAVWSFTIRLALELGDINERDASNFMVYSFACFFIGKFIANILMTRFNPEKVLILYSIIGALFLVYVALAPSFSAVYVAVLVSVLFGPCWATIYAGTLDTVDNEHTEMAGAVIVMAIVGAAVVPAIQGYVADMFHSLQLSFLVSMLCFVYVGIYFWRESKVRNNLTEATAS, encoded by the coding sequence ATGAACAATAAAAACATCATTCAGATGCCTGATGGGTATCTGAATAAGACCCCTCTGTTCCAGTTTATTTTGTTATCCTGTTTATTCCCATTATGGGGATGCGCAGCCGCATTAAACGATATTCTGATTACGCAGTTTAAAAGTGTATTTTCACTCAGTAACTTTGCCTCGGCATTAGTTCAGAGCGCCTTTTATGGCGGTTATTTCTTAATTGCGATTCCGGCATCTCTGGTGATTAAAAAGACCAGTTATAAAATCGCCATTTTAATGGGGCTGACGCTTTATATCGTCGGGTGTACGCTCTTTTTCCCCGCGTCACATATGGCAACTTACACCATGTTCCTCGCGGCGATTTTCGCGATTGCGATTGGCCTGAGTTTCCTGGAAACCGCAGCGAACACCTACAGCTCGATGATAGGCCCAAAAGCGTACGCCACTCTGCGCCTGAACATCAGCCAGACATTTTATCCAATCGGTGCAGCTGCTGGAATTTTGCTGGGTAAATATCTGGTGTTTTCTGAAGGTGAGAGCCTGGAAAAACAGATGGCCGGAATGAACGCGGAGCAGATGCATAACTTTAAAGTGTTAATGCTGGAAAACACACTTGAACCTTATAAGTACATGATTATGGTGCTGGTTGTGGTGATGGTATTGTTCCTGCTGACCCGCTTCCCGACCTGCAAAGTGGCGCAAACGGCGAACCATAAGCGCCCGTCAGCTATGGATACGCTGCGCTATCTTGCCAGCAATGCCCGTTTCCGCCGCGGTATTGTAGCGCAGTTCCTGTACGTCGGGATGCAGGTGGCAGTGTGGTCATTTACCATCCGTCTGGCGCTGGAACTGGGAGATATCAATGAACGCGATGCTTCCAACTTTATGGTCTACAGCTTTGCCTGCTTCTTTATTGGCAAGTTTATCGCCAACATTCTGATGACGCGCTTCAATCCGGAAAAAGTGCTGATCCTCTACTCCATCATTGGCGCATTGTTCCTCGTCTATGTTGCGCTGGCGCCAAGTTTTAGCGCAGTGTACGTGGCGGTGCTGGTGAGCGTTCTGTTTGGACCATGTTGGGCGACCATCTATGCCGGTACGCTGGATACCGTGGATAACGAACATACCGAAATGGCGGGGGCTGTCATTGTTATGGCGATTGTTGGTGCGGCAGTGGTTCCGGCAATTCAGGGCTATGTGGCCGATATGTTCCACTCGCTGCAACTCTCGTTCCTGGTCTCCATGCTCTGTTTCGTTTACGTCGGCATCTACTTCTGGCGTGAAAGCAAAGTGCGTAACAACCTGACAGAAGCAACCGCTTCCTGA
- a CDS encoding aldose 1-epimerase family protein: protein MTTRITLWRECFAEHPRILLKNDDFTVTAFRYTSGVEGLKIENSRGHLVILPWMGQMIWDAQFDDYDLTMRNMFSQPKPATEVVATYGCFAFHSGLLANGCPSPEDSHPLHGEMACAAMDEAWLELEGESLRISGRYEYVMGFGHHYQAHPAVVMHKESALFDIQMAVTNLSSVAMPLQYMCHMNYAYVPEATFSQNIPDEALTLRESVPAHVKPTEQWLAFNQRIMQGEASLSQLSDPDFYDPEIVFFADKLDRYTDKPEFSMIAPDGTTFITRFSSAELNYVTRWILYNGDQQVAAFALPATCRPEGFLAAQRNGSLIEIEPQHSRIFTVTTGIA, encoded by the coding sequence ATGACAACACGTATAACGCTGTGGCGGGAATGCTTTGCAGAGCATCCGCGCATCTTACTGAAGAATGACGATTTCACGGTCACCGCGTTTCGCTATACCAGCGGTGTTGAAGGGCTGAAGATAGAAAACAGTCGCGGGCATCTGGTGATTCTGCCCTGGATGGGGCAGATGATCTGGGATGCGCAGTTCGATGATTATGATTTGACCATGCGCAACATGTTCAGCCAACCGAAACCTGCGACAGAAGTGGTGGCGACTTACGGCTGCTTTGCCTTCCACTCTGGGTTACTGGCCAATGGCTGCCCGTCGCCGGAGGATTCTCACCCATTACACGGTGAAATGGCCTGTGCCGCAATGGATGAAGCCTGGCTGGAGCTGGAGGGGGAGAGCCTACGGATAAGCGGACGCTACGAGTATGTGATGGGATTCGGTCATCATTATCAGGCGCATCCTGCGGTAGTTATGCACAAAGAGAGCGCGCTGTTTGATATTCAGATGGCAGTTACCAATCTGTCTTCTGTGGCAATGCCGTTGCAGTACATGTGCCATATGAACTATGCCTACGTGCCGGAGGCCACTTTCAGCCAGAATATCCCAGATGAGGCGCTAACGCTGCGTGAGTCGGTTCCTGCACATGTAAAACCTACCGAGCAGTGGCTGGCGTTTAATCAACGGATCATGCAGGGCGAGGCCTCACTGTCGCAGCTTAGTGATCCAGATTTTTACGATCCAGAAATCGTCTTCTTTGCTGACAAGCTGGACAGATACACAGATAAGCCAGAATTCAGCATGATTGCCCCGGATGGCACCACGTTCATTACGCGTTTCTCCAGCGCGGAGCTGAATTATGTGACGCGTTGGATCCTCTATAACGGCGATCAGCAGGTGGCAGCATTTGCCCTGCCCGCAACCTGTCGACCTGAAGGATTTCTGGCGGCACAACGAAATGGCTCATTGATTGAGATAGAACCACAACACTCCCGGATATTTACCGTCACTACTGGCATCGCCTGA
- the uhpA gene encoding transcriptional regulator UhpA, with protein sequence MITVALIDDHLIVRSGFAQLLGLEPDLQVVAEFGSGREALAGLPGRGAQVCICDISMPDISGLELINQLPKGMAIIMLSVHDSPALVEQALNAGARGFLSKRCSPDELIAAVHTVATGGCYLTPDIAVKLAAGRQDPLTKRERQVAEKLAQGMAVKEIAAELGLSPKTVHVHRANLMEKLGVSNDVELARRMFDGWQ encoded by the coding sequence ATGATTACCGTTGCCCTTATTGACGATCATCTCATCGTCCGCTCCGGCTTTGCGCAGCTGCTGGGGCTTGAACCTGATTTGCAGGTGGTCGCCGAATTCGGTTCGGGGCGTGAGGCGCTGGCGGGATTACCGGGGCGCGGTGCACAGGTGTGCATTTGCGACATTTCAATGCCGGATATCTCCGGGCTGGAGCTGATAAATCAGCTTCCCAAAGGCATGGCAATTATCATGCTCTCCGTTCACGACAGCCCGGCGCTGGTGGAACAGGCGTTAAATGCCGGTGCGCGCGGCTTCCTCTCCAAGCGTTGCAGCCCCGACGAACTGATTGCGGCGGTGCATACCGTGGCGACCGGTGGCTGCTATCTCACGCCGGACATTGCCGTTAAGCTGGCCGCCGGACGTCAGGACCCGCTGACCAAACGCGAACGTCAGGTAGCAGAAAAGCTGGCGCAGGGCATGGCAGTCAAAGAGATTGCCGCCGAGCTGGGCCTGTCGCCGAAAACGGTACATGTGCACCGTGCCAACCTGATGGAAAAATTGGGCGTTAGCAACGATGTTGAACTGGCGCGGCGGATGTTTGACGGCTGGCAATGA